A region from the Pelagovum pacificum genome encodes:
- the era gene encoding GTPase Era has product MTTRAGFVALIGEPNAGKSTLTNRLVGAKVSIVTHKVQTTRARIRGVAMDGDAQIVLVDTPGLFKPRRRLDRAMVAAAWGGAADADITVLLVEAHRGITPGVEEILSRLEEIGQGRTVVLAINKIDRVQAPVLLALTKDLNERYAFAETFMISAEKGHGAADLKRWLGEHLPEGPWLYPEDQIADLPLRMIAAEITREKLTLRLHQELPYQLTVETEAWEEREDGSARIDQIVYVARDGHKGIVLGHRGETIKSVSTAARTELEEFMGRKVHLFLQVKVRPNWLDEAERYSEMGLDFRDGA; this is encoded by the coding sequence ATGACCACACGCGCGGGCTTTGTCGCCCTGATCGGAGAGCCGAACGCCGGCAAGTCGACCCTGACCAATCGCCTGGTCGGGGCGAAGGTGTCGATCGTCACCCACAAGGTGCAGACCACGCGGGCCCGCATCCGGGGCGTCGCGATGGACGGCGACGCGCAGATCGTGCTCGTCGACACGCCCGGCCTTTTCAAACCGAGGCGCCGGCTCGATCGGGCGATGGTCGCCGCGGCATGGGGTGGGGCGGCGGATGCCGATATCACCGTGCTGCTCGTCGAGGCGCACCGGGGGATCACGCCCGGCGTCGAGGAGATCCTGTCTCGGCTGGAAGAGATCGGGCAAGGTCGCACCGTGGTGCTCGCCATCAACAAGATCGACCGCGTGCAGGCGCCCGTGCTGCTGGCGCTGACGAAGGACCTGAACGAGCGTTACGCCTTTGCCGAGACCTTCATGATCTCCGCCGAGAAGGGCCACGGCGCTGCCGACCTGAAGCGCTGGTTGGGAGAGCACCTGCCCGAGGGGCCGTGGCTCTATCCCGAAGACCAGATCGCGGACCTGCCGCTGCGGATGATCGCGGCCGAGATCACCCGGGAGAAGCTGACGCTGCGCCTCCACCAGGAACTGCCCTATCAGCTGACGGTCGAGACGGAGGCCTGGGAAGAGCGCGAGGACGGCTCCGCCCGGATCGACCAGATCGTCTATGTGGCGCGCGACGGGCACAAGGGCATCGTGCTCGGCCACCGGGGCGAGACGATCAAGTCGGTCTCGACCGCCGCCCGCACCGAGCTTGAAGAGTTCATGGGCCGCAAAGTGCACCTGTTCCTGCAGGTGAAGGTGCGGCCGAACTGGCTGGACGAGGCGGAGCGCTATTCCGAGATGGGACTCGATTTCCGGGACGGCGCGTGA
- a CDS encoding DUF1491 family protein, which translates to MTARLTADLWVSAYLARLRLADIPAFVVARGDGTAGAVLVKQNRLDGTSTCHERSLDLMSGERRWIVLSEGDEAEVDAVISRQRSRDPDLWVIEVEDRDGRHLLDEPGLE; encoded by the coding sequence GTGACCGCCCGGCTGACCGCGGACCTCTGGGTATCGGCCTACCTCGCGCGGCTCCGGCTGGCGGACATCCCGGCCTTCGTAGTGGCGCGGGGCGACGGCACGGCGGGTGCCGTTCTGGTCAAGCAGAACCGTCTCGATGGCACCTCGACGTGCCATGAGCGTTCACTCGACCTGATGAGCGGTGAACGCCGGTGGATCGTACTGTCGGAAGGCGACGAAGCGGAGGTCGACGCGGTGATCTCCCGCCAGCGGAGTCGCGACCCGGACCTCTGGGTGATCGAGGTGGAGGATCGCGACGGACGGCACCTGCTCGACGAGCCGGGACTGGAGTGA
- a CDS encoding threonine aldolase family protein, whose protein sequence is MFFASDNAGPAHPAILDALSDANRGYQSGYGADPLTAEVQEMVREIFEAPRAAVHLVGTGTAANTLLLATMANPWETVFCTGESHISDDECNGVEAASGGASLTHVPSKGAKMTAEALADVLQVRGAHGVHTPQRGPVSITSVTERGTIYSVEEISAITDVAKSYGLKTHLDGARFANALVSLGCTPAEMTWKAGVDAVSFGGTKNGCLGVEACILFDPDDSWQFQLRRKRGGHLYSKHRLLSAQMKGYLTDGLWLDLARQANVAAARLKAGIEAAGLGDSLVTDPAANMLYVRWPRRVHQALTDAGATYYLTRGSLDGSNPDELLTGRLVCDWSMTDEGVDEFLGHLQGARAAA, encoded by the coding sequence ATGTTTTTTGCTTCAGACAACGCCGGCCCGGCCCATCCCGCCATCCTGGACGCCCTTTCAGACGCCAACCGGGGCTACCAGTCCGGTTACGGCGCCGACCCGCTGACGGCCGAAGTGCAGGAAATGGTGCGCGAAATCTTCGAGGCGCCACGCGCGGCGGTCCACCTCGTCGGGACCGGGACGGCGGCGAACACGCTGCTGCTCGCCACCATGGCGAACCCGTGGGAAACGGTGTTCTGCACGGGTGAGAGCCACATTTCCGACGACGAATGCAACGGGGTCGAGGCCGCGTCGGGCGGGGCATCCCTCACGCATGTTCCCTCCAAGGGCGCCAAGATGACAGCAGAGGCGCTGGCCGACGTCCTCCAGGTACGCGGCGCGCATGGCGTACACACGCCGCAGCGCGGGCCGGTCTCCATCACCTCGGTCACCGAGCGCGGCACGATCTACAGCGTCGAGGAGATCTCCGCGATCACCGACGTCGCGAAGAGCTACGGCCTGAAGACTCACCTCGATGGCGCACGCTTCGCCAATGCGCTGGTCTCGCTCGGCTGCACGCCGGCGGAGATGACGTGGAAGGCCGGGGTGGACGCGGTCAGCTTCGGCGGCACGAAGAACGGCTGCCTCGGGGTCGAGGCCTGTATCCTGTTCGATCCGGACGACAGCTGGCAGTTCCAGTTGCGCCGCAAGCGTGGCGGGCACCTCTATTCCAAGCATCGGCTGCTGTCGGCCCAGATGAAGGGCTATCTGACGGATGGTCTCTGGCTCGACCTCGCGCGGCAGGCCAACGTCGCGGCCGCGCGGCTCAAGGCGGGGATCGAAGCGGCGGGCCTCGGTGACAGCCTCGTCACGGACCCGGCGGCGAACATGCTCTACGTCCGCTGGCCGCGCCGCGTGCATCAGGCCCTGACCGATGCGGGTGCGACCTACTATCTGACGCGCGGGTCGCTCGATGGGAGCAACCCGGACGAGCTCCTTACTGGCCGGCTGGTCTGCGACTGGTCGATGACGGACGAAGGCGTGGACGAGTTCCTCGGCCACTTGCAGGGCGCGCGGGCAGCAGCCTGA
- a CDS encoding YcgN family cysteine cluster protein, giving the protein MSEAFPDPIDRDGLREGYWRDTPLEKMNAKQWEALCDGCGKCCLNKLEDEDTGEVALTRVACRLLDDSTCLCGNYEIRHQFVPDCIRLTPQTIHEHMYWLPRTCAYRLVYEGRDLFHWHPLVSGDPRTVHDAGVSVRGLTVPEFEVSEDEWEDHIIEEP; this is encoded by the coding sequence ATGTCTGAGGCCTTCCCCGACCCGATCGACCGCGATGGCCTGCGCGAGGGTTACTGGCGCGACACGCCGCTCGAGAAGATGAACGCCAAGCAGTGGGAAGCACTCTGCGACGGCTGCGGCAAGTGCTGCCTCAACAAGCTCGAGGACGAGGACACGGGCGAGGTCGCCCTGACCCGTGTCGCGTGCCGGCTGCTCGACGATTCCACCTGCCTTTGCGGCAATTACGAGATCCGCCACCAGTTCGTGCCGGACTGCATCCGGCTCACGCCGCAGACCATTCACGAACACATGTACTGGCTCCCGCGGACCTGTGCCTACCGGCTGGTCTACGAGGGGCGCGACCTGTTTCACTGGCATCCGCTCGTCTCCGGCGATCCGCGCACGGTGCATGACGCCGGCGTCTCGGTCCGGGGGTTGACCGTCCCCGAATTCGAGGTCAGCGAGGACGAGTGGGAGGACCACATCATCGAGGAACCCTGA
- a CDS encoding bifunctional riboflavin kinase/FAD synthetase — MRIVRDTAYLDPADRGAAVAIGNFDGVHLGHRVVIDTAREIAGQTDAPLGVMTFEPHPREVFAPDAPPFRLMNAEARANRLAKVGVQMLYEVPFNRALAGYEPDMFAEKIIHDALGLTHVVVGEDFYFGRNRAGTAETLGELGAKLGFGVTISPILSLGETEVSSTAIRKALTDGDPRTAAKMLGHWHRIEGKVIHGEQRGRELGYPTANMSIEGLHPPKFGVYAVKVDVLTGPHAGTYNGAASIGIRPMFGENLPNCETFLFDFSGDLYDEHLSVALVDYLRPELKFDSLEALITRMGEDCAEAGRILADV, encoded by the coding sequence ATGCGCATCGTCCGCGACACAGCCTACCTCGATCCTGCCGACCGCGGCGCCGCCGTGGCCATCGGCAATTTCGATGGCGTCCACCTCGGCCACCGCGTCGTGATCGACACCGCTCGCGAAATCGCCGGGCAGACCGACGCGCCCCTCGGCGTGATGACCTTCGAGCCCCACCCGCGCGAGGTCTTCGCGCCCGATGCCCCGCCGTTCCGCCTGATGAATGCCGAAGCCCGGGCCAACCGCCTCGCCAAGGTCGGGGTTCAGATGCTCTACGAGGTGCCCTTCAACCGCGCGCTCGCGGGATACGAGCCCGACATGTTCGCCGAGAAGATCATTCACGACGCGCTCGGCCTCACCCATGTCGTCGTCGGCGAGGACTTCTATTTCGGACGCAACCGCGCAGGCACGGCAGAGACGCTGGGCGAACTCGGCGCGAAGCTCGGCTTCGGCGTCACGATCTCGCCGATCCTGTCGCTCGGCGAGACGGAGGTCTCCTCCACGGCGATCCGCAAGGCGCTGACCGACGGCGATCCGCGCACCGCGGCGAAGATGCTCGGTCACTGGCACCGGATCGAAGGCAAGGTGATCCACGGCGAGCAGCGCGGGCGCGAGCTCGGCTACCCGACCGCCAACATGTCGATCGAGGGGCTGCACCCGCCGAAGTTCGGTGTCTACGCGGTGAAGGTCGACGTGCTGACCGGTCCCCACGCCGGCACCTACAATGGCGCCGCCTCGATCGGGATCCGGCCCATGTTCGGTGAGAACCTGCCGAACTGCGAGACCTTCCTGTTCGACTTCAGCGGCGATCTCTACGATGAACACCTCTCGGTCGCTCTGGTGGACTACCTGCGGCCAGAGCTGAAATTCGACAGCCTCGAGGCGCTGATCACCCGCATGGGCGAGGATTGCGCGGAGGCAGGAAGGATCCTGGCCGATGTCTGA
- a CDS encoding TIGR01459 family HAD-type hydrolase, producing MTRIINSFAEISDQYDVAFVDLWGCMHNGIHAFPAAVEAMTEYRKAGGKVVLVTNAPRARGPVATQINGLGITEEAYDSIATSGDSARAAMFEGAVGSKVYFIGEQNDMSFFEPLNVIKDPVEITRVALEEADGIVCCGPEDRFADPDVYRPTFLYAKQKGLKLLCANPDIVVDRGEKREWCAGALAQLYTEMGGESLYFGKPHPPIYDLARRRYADLDGAEKTPSIICIGDGIRTDILGGQQEDIDTLFITGGLAASETKTEEQPDAAALDAYLAGERVEPTFSIGYLR from the coding sequence ATGACCCGCATCATCAACAGCTTCGCCGAGATCTCCGATCAGTACGACGTCGCCTTCGTCGATCTCTGGGGTTGCATGCACAACGGCATCCACGCCTTCCCGGCCGCCGTCGAGGCGATGACCGAATATCGCAAGGCGGGCGGCAAGGTCGTGCTGGTCACCAACGCGCCCCGCGCGCGCGGCCCCGTGGCGACCCAGATCAACGGGCTCGGCATCACGGAAGAGGCCTACGACAGCATCGCCACGTCCGGCGACAGTGCCCGGGCGGCGATGTTCGAAGGCGCCGTGGGCAGCAAGGTCTACTTCATCGGCGAACAGAACGACATGTCCTTCTTCGAGCCGCTGAACGTCATCAAGGACCCTGTCGAGATCACCCGCGTCGCTCTCGAGGAGGCCGATGGCATCGTCTGCTGCGGCCCCGAGGACCGGTTTGCCGACCCGGACGTCTATCGACCGACGTTTCTCTATGCCAAGCAGAAGGGGCTGAAGCTGCTTTGCGCCAACCCCGACATCGTCGTCGACCGGGGTGAGAAGCGCGAATGGTGTGCCGGCGCACTGGCGCAGCTCTACACCGAGATGGGCGGCGAGAGCCTCTACTTCGGCAAGCCGCATCCGCCGATCTACGACCTCGCCCGCCGGCGTTATGCCGACCTCGACGGCGCTGAGAAGACGCCGTCGATCATCTGCATCGGCGACGGCATCCGCACCGACATCCTCGGCGGCCAGCAGGAGGATATCGACACTCTCTTCATCACCGGAGGCCTCGCTGCCTCGGAGACGAAGACCGAAGAGCAGCCGGATGCGGCGGCGCTCGATGCCTATCTCGCCGGGGAGCGGGTCGAGCCGACGTTCTCGATCGGATATCTTCGGTAG
- a CDS encoding acyl-CoA dehydrogenase produces the protein MSAKPATFTWDDPFLLDQQLEEDERMIRDTARAYAQERLLPRVIEAYAEEKTDPSIFAEMGELGLLGVTVPEEQGGIGASYVAYGLIAREVERVDSGYRSMMSVQSSLVMYPISAYGSDAQRQEFLPKLASGEWIGCFGLTEPDAGSDPAGMKTVAKKTDGGYRLNGSKTWISNAPIADVFVVWAKSEAHDGAIRGFVLKKGTKGLSAPKIGGKLSLRASITGEIVMEDVEVGEEALLPGVEGLKGPFGCLNRARYGISWGVMGAAEDCWHRARDYGLDRKQFGRPLAQTQLYQKKLADMMTEITLGLQASLRVGRLFDSGQMAPEMISLVKRNNCGKALDVARAARDMHGGNGIQIEYHVMRHAQNLETVNTYEGTHDVHALILGRAQTGLQAFF, from the coding sequence ATGTCCGCCAAGCCCGCCACCTTCACATGGGACGACCCCTTCCTGCTGGATCAGCAGCTCGAGGAAGACGAGCGCATGATCCGCGACACCGCCCGCGCCTATGCGCAGGAGCGGCTGCTGCCCCGGGTGATCGAGGCTTATGCCGAAGAGAAGACGGACCCTTCGATCTTCGCGGAGATGGGCGAACTTGGCCTGCTTGGCGTCACGGTGCCGGAAGAGCAGGGCGGCATCGGCGCCTCCTACGTGGCCTACGGCCTGATCGCCCGCGAGGTGGAGCGCGTCGATTCCGGCTATCGCTCGATGATGTCGGTGCAGTCGAGCCTCGTGATGTATCCGATCAGTGCCTACGGCTCCGATGCGCAGCGGCAGGAATTCCTGCCCAAGCTGGCGAGCGGGGAGTGGATCGGTTGCTTCGGTCTGACAGAGCCGGATGCGGGGTCCGACCCGGCAGGCATGAAGACGGTCGCGAAGAAGACCGATGGCGGCTACCGGCTGAACGGGTCGAAAACGTGGATCTCCAACGCGCCGATCGCGGATGTCTTCGTCGTCTGGGCAAAGTCCGAGGCGCACGACGGCGCGATCCGGGGGTTCGTGCTGAAGAAGGGGACGAAGGGCCTGTCCGCGCCGAAGATCGGTGGCAAGCTTTCGCTGCGGGCGTCGATCACGGGCGAGATCGTCATGGAAGACGTCGAAGTCGGCGAAGAGGCCCTGCTGCCCGGCGTCGAGGGGCTGAAGGGGCCGTTCGGGTGCCTGAACCGCGCGCGCTACGGCATCAGCTGGGGGGTGATGGGTGCGGCGGAGGATTGCTGGCACCGGGCACGGGACTATGGGCTGGACCGCAAGCAGTTCGGCCGGCCGCTGGCGCAGACCCAGCTTTACCAGAAGAAGCTCGCCGACATGATGACGGAGATCACGCTCGGCTTGCAGGCCTCGCTCCGCGTCGGACGCCTGTTCGACAGCGGACAGATGGCGCCCGAGATGATCTCTCTGGTGAAACGCAACAATTGCGGCAAGGCGTTGGACGTGGCGCGGGCCGCGCGGGACATGCACGGCGGCAACGGCATCCAGATCGAGTACCACGTGATGCGCCATGCCCAGAACCTCGAGACGGTAAACACCTACGAGGGCACGCACGACGTCCACGCGCTGATCCTCGGACGGGCACAGACCGGGCTGCAGGCGTTCTTCTGA
- a CDS encoding CaiB/BaiF CoA transferase family protein — MAAPLEGVRVLELARVLAGPWAGQVLADLGAEVIKVESPDGDDTRAWGPPFIEQDGDRSAAYFHSTNRGKRSVVIDFRTEEGRAEVRRLAAGADVLIENFKVGGLEKYGLDYDSLSALNPALVYCSITGFGQDGPYRDRPGYDFLIQGMAGWMDLTGTPEGEPQKVGVAFADIFTGLYAVIGIQAALAMRARTGRGQQVDMALLDCAVGVLANQGMNYLATGRAPRRLGNSHPNIAPYEVLPTGDGDMVLTVGNDGQFRRLCGAIGREDLLVANYATNEARVANRITLRAELILAFANWSRDDLLAALEAANVPAAPINSVDQVFDDPQVLHRGMRVDADGVPGVRLPVRFSEADVAPGRAAPALGGGRAEWSDR, encoded by the coding sequence ATGGCCGCGCCGCTGGAGGGAGTGCGGGTGCTCGAACTCGCCCGGGTTCTGGCGGGGCCGTGGGCCGGGCAGGTGCTGGCCGATCTCGGCGCCGAGGTCATCAAGGTCGAGAGCCCCGACGGCGACGACACCCGTGCATGGGGCCCGCCCTTCATCGAGCAGGATGGCGACCGCTCGGCCGCCTACTTCCACAGCACCAACCGGGGCAAGCGGTCGGTCGTGATCGACTTCCGCACGGAGGAAGGCCGCGCCGAGGTCCGCCGCCTCGCCGCCGGTGCTGACGTGCTGATCGAGAACTTCAAGGTCGGCGGGCTAGAGAAATACGGGCTCGATTACGACAGCCTTTCGGCGCTGAACCCGGCCCTGGTCTATTGTTCGATCACCGGGTTCGGGCAGGACGGGCCCTATCGGGACCGCCCCGGTTATGACTTCCTGATCCAGGGGATGGCCGGCTGGATGGACCTGACCGGCACGCCGGAGGGCGAGCCGCAGAAGGTCGGGGTGGCCTTCGCGGACATCTTCACCGGGCTTTATGCCGTCATCGGCATCCAGGCGGCGCTTGCGATGCGCGCGCGGACCGGTCGCGGTCAGCAGGTGGACATGGCGCTGCTCGACTGTGCCGTCGGCGTCCTGGCGAACCAGGGGATGAATTACCTCGCTACGGGACGCGCGCCCCGCAGGCTTGGCAATTCGCATCCCAACATCGCGCCCTACGAGGTGCTGCCGACCGGGGACGGCGACATGGTGCTGACGGTCGGCAACGACGGCCAGTTCCGCCGGCTCTGCGGGGCGATCGGGCGAGAGGACCTGCTGGTCGCCAACTATGCGACGAACGAGGCGCGGGTGGCCAACCGGATCACGTTGCGGGCGGAACTGATCCTCGCCTTCGCGAACTGGTCGCGGGACGACTTGCTGGCCGCGCTGGAGGCGGCGAACGTGCCTGCGGCGCCGATCAACTCGGTCGACCAGGTGTTCGACGATCCGCAGGTGCTGCACCGGGGGATGCGGGTGGACGCCGACGGCGTGCCGGGCGTGCGCTTGCCAGTGAGGTTCTCCGAAGCCGATGTCGCGCCGGGACGGGCGGCGCCGGCACTGGGTGGCGGACGCGCCGAGTGGAGCGACCGGTAG
- a CDS encoding DUF1194 domain-containing protein, whose amino-acid sequence MSRLVLLFWLLSTPARACDTALLLMMDVSNSIDPAEFRLQTDGLADALIDPEVSEALVQGQVALTVVQWSGPERQEVSLPWTIMATPADVVAYSQQARSLIRAFVLSDTAPAEALRFAFDHMDRAPDCERQIIDVSGDGTPNAGTDVRGLAREAQRRGITVNGIAIEGMGLTITNFYRRAIITRDGFVITARGHREYPDAIRRKILREISRVFGKL is encoded by the coding sequence ATGTCGCGACTTGTGCTCCTGTTCTGGCTGCTGTCGACGCCGGCCCGGGCGTGTGACACCGCGCTCCTGCTGATGATGGATGTGTCGAACTCCATCGATCCGGCGGAATTCCGTCTGCAGACGGACGGGTTGGCCGACGCGCTGATCGATCCAGAAGTGTCGGAGGCTCTGGTGCAGGGACAGGTCGCGCTGACCGTGGTGCAGTGGTCAGGGCCGGAGCGGCAGGAGGTCAGCCTGCCCTGGACCATCATGGCGACGCCCGCCGACGTCGTGGCCTATTCACAGCAGGCCCGGTCGCTGATCCGGGCGTTCGTGCTGTCCGACACCGCCCCGGCCGAGGCGTTGCGCTTTGCCTTCGATCACATGGACCGCGCCCCGGACTGCGAACGGCAGATCATCGATGTCTCGGGCGACGGCACGCCGAACGCCGGGACGGATGTGCGCGGCCTGGCGCGGGAAGCGCAGCGCCGGGGCATCACGGTGAACGGCATCGCGATCGAGGGGATGGGTCTGACGATCACCAACTTCTACCGCCGTGCCATCATCACGCGCGACGGTTTCGTCATCACCGCGCGCGGCCACCGGGAATATCCCGACGCCATCCGCCGCAAGATCCTCCGCGAGATCAGCCGGGTTTTCGGCAAGCTGTAG